The DNA region TGGGATACGAATAAATATGATGGCGGCAAGGATTTTGACCTGGATGTATCCGTATTCTGCGCTAATGCGGACGGTAAGGTTGACGGAGAGAAGAATTTTATTTTCTTCAATAACCCGCAAAATGAAAATGGTTCGGTAGTGCATACGGGCGACAACCGTACGGGCGAAGGAGATGGCGATGATGAGCAAGTAAAAATCGATCTGCCTAATGTTCCGGCGAATATCGAGAAAATTGCGTTCACCATCACAATCTATGAAGCTCAGGAACGCAGCCAGAATTTTGGACAAGTGTCCCGTGCATATGTACGTATTCTGAATGAAGCGAATTCCGAAGAACTGATCCGTTTCGATCTGGGCGAAGACTTCTCCATCGAAACAGGTGTTGTTGTTGGTGAATTGTACCGTCATAGCGGTGAATGGAAATTCAGCGCGATTGGTAGCGGTTATCAGGACGGTCTGGTCGGCCTTACGCGCGACTACGGTCTGCAATAGGATTCATTTATTAATCTGTGACCATATAAAAGTCAGGGAAGCCGTCAATTTGGCGGTTTTCCTTTTCATTAGAGAAAGGTATTTCAACAATAAAGAAAGGTGGACGAATATATGACAATTAGCTTGGCTAAAGGACAGCGTATTGATCTAACGAAAACGAACCCTGGCTTGACACGGGTTGTCGTAGGCCTTGGATGGGATACCAATAAATATAGCGGTGGAGTCGACTTTGACTTGGATGCTTCTGCATTTCTGCTTCATGAAGATGGCAAAGCCAAAGGTACGGACGACTTCGTCTTTTACAACAACCCAACGGGTGGTGCAGGTTCATTAACGCATACTGGGGATAACCGTACAGGCGAGGGAGAAGGCGATGATGAGCAGATTATCGTGGATTTCAGCAAAGTCCCTGCAAATATTACTCGGATTGGCATTACCGTAACCATTTATGATTATGAAGCGCGCGCACAGAATTTCGGTCAGGTGTCCAATGCGTTTGTTCGCGTTGTAGATGCGTCCAATGAGCGAGAGGTTTTACGTTATGATCTGGGCGAAGACTTCTCCACCGAGACAGCTGTTGTATTCTGTGAATTCTACCGCTCGGGTGCGGATTGGAAGTTCCAGGCGATCGGCAGCGGTTTTGCTGGCGGACTTGCAGCTCTGTGTCAGAACTACGGATTGGACGCCCAATAAGAGAAGAAGAAAGGTGAACCTGTTATGGCTGTAACTGTCGTCAAAGGGCAAAAGACGGACTTGACCAAAACCAATCCCGGGCTTTCCCGTCTTACGGTTGGTATTGGCTGGGACTCTTCCTCAGCTCTTGAACTTGATACATCTGCATTCCTTCTTGGTGCTGGCGGTAAAGTGTCAGGTGATGAAGATTTTATCTTTTATAACCAGCCGACAACGGCATTTATTACGTATAAAGACACACCTCAGCAGACCGATAAAAAGCAATTTGATATTGATCTGAGCAAAATCCCTGCTCGTATTGAGAAGATTGCGTTCAGTCTGACGATTTATGAAGGTGAGTCCAGAAACCAAAGCTTTGGACAGGTTCAGCATACCTATATCCGCTTTGGGAATGCCAATAGTGGACAGGAAGCATTGAGATATGACTTAGCCAGTGGGTTTACAGTCGAGACGGCGATCGTCATTGGCGAGTTGTACCGACATAATGGAGAGTGGAAATTTAATGCGGTGGGTTCCGGTTTTGCTGGCGGACTGAATGCCCTGTGCGGCAATTTTGGAGTGAGTGTAGAGAGTGATACTTCAGCTTCACAGCCTGTTCCTCCAACACCCCAGCCGCCCGCACCGAAGCCTCCAGCTCCACCTGCTCAGCCGCCTCAACCCAAGATTGAACTGAACCTTAACAAGATTGAACTGAAGAAAAAGGGCGACACGATCAACCTGAAGAAAAATTCTGGCGGACTTGGGGAGATTTTAATTAATCTCAACTGGAATCAACAGACCAGCCGAGGGTTATTCGGGCGAAACAAGAGTGTGGATCTGGATCTCGGTTGCCTGTTTGAAATGAAGGACGGTAGTAAAGGAGTCATCCAGGCACTGGGAGAATCATTCGGGTCTTTGAACCGATATCCATACATTTCGTTGGATGGAGATGACCGAACAGGGTCCGTGAGAACTGGAGAGAATTTACGCATTAACGGTGCGCATATCTCCGATATCAAGCGCATTCTGGTGTTCACTTACATTTATGAAGGGGTTACGAATTGGTCACAAGCCGATGGCGTAGTCACGATCAACCAGAAAGACGGACCTGATATTATCGTGCGCATGAATGAATATGGAAGCTCCTTGGGAATGTGTGGAATTGCTATGTTCCGCAACGTAAATGATGAGACGTTCAGTATTGAGAGAATTGTCCAGTTCTACAATGGACACCGTGCCCTGGATGAAGCCCATGGGTGGGGAATGCGCTGGACTGCCGGCAGTAAATAACAATTTGAGTTAGCGGAGGCTCTCTTTTCATGTTAAGTGATTTTTTCAAAAGTATTAGCGAGAACTATGGCCATTTTTTCTCTTGGACCGAGATTGTGGCTACGCTCTCTGACCCTGTAAGTTGGGGGATTATTGGTAGTCTGATCTTGCTGGAAGGGCTTCTATCCGCAGATAATGCGTTAGTGCTGGCCGTTATGGTTAAACATTTGCCTAAAGAACAACAGAAGCGCGCGTTGTTTTATGGTATTTTGGGAGCTTATATTTTCAGGTTTATTGCCATTGGGCTGGGGACATTCCTCGTCAAGATTACCTTGATCAAGGTGCTTGGAGCGTTATACCTCTTGTACATTGCCTACAAAGGACTATTCAAGTCTCAGGCAGAGGAAGATCAGGAAGGCAAGCAATATTCATTCTGGAAAACCGTGCTTATGGTCGAGTTGATGGATATTGCTTTCAGTATTGACAGTGTTATTGCAGCATTTGGTATCAGTGAGCAGATTTGGGTACTCTTCCTCGGAGGCATTATCGGGGTGCTCATGATGCGTGGTGTTGCACAGGTTTTCCTTAAACTCATTGACAAGTTCCCTGAACTGGAAAAAGCAGCATTTGTCCTTATTGCTATTATTTCAGTGAAAATGATGTTGAGTGCTTTTGGTATCCATATCTCAAATGTGATCTTCTTCTCATTACTGATTGCTGTATTTGCTGGAGCCATGCTCCTCAGTTCTGCCAGAAGAAAAAAAGAAAACAAAGGTCAGGCCTAATCATTTTCGTCACATTTGCCACATCAATCCCTCCGCTTCTTGGAGGGATTGGTTTTTATACCCCGACAGCATTCATTTGACGATGCAGACTGGCTTCAAGTCAGATGTGTAAGGAGGAGAATAACCTGAAATATTTTAATTTTTTGAACTCAGAGGAGGAAGAAACGTTATTTTTTTCTTCGCCCGTATCGTTTAGTCATCGAACCTCCAAAGAAATACTGGCATACGCTGTTGGGGCTGCTTTGTACATGCCGGCTACCCGTCCGCATATTGCGGACGATATTATGAACGGTAAGCATGAAGGACTCACGACCATCATTATTGATCTGGAAGATGCTGTAGGAGATGAGCAAGTTGAGTTTGCGGAACAATGTTTGGCCCAGCATCTTACACTAGTTGCAGAGTACATGGAGACGGGAATGCTGCTTTCCAGCAGAATGCCTTTGCTTTTTGTACGGGTAAGATCTCCAGAACAGTTGGAACGTCTTTTTGAAATACTGGGTGAACGGATATCCCTGCTGACAGGTATTGTCCTGCCGAAGTTCAACTGTGAAAATGGACGTGCTTATTTGCAGCTTGTTCACGAATATAATCAGCAGAAAAGTAGCGCACATGCAATCCTATACGCCATGCCAATTTTGGAGACAGCGGAAGTGATCTACCGTGAGACGCGCTGGGATACATTGCTCCAGTTGAAGCAGATCGTGGATGAGTATGCACAGTATGTACTGAACATTCGAATTGGAGCGACGGATTTCTCAAGCCTCTTTGGACTGAGAAGAAGTCCGGAACTCACCATATATGATATTGCAACCATTCGTGATTGCATATCTGACATTATCAATTTATATGGACGCGTAGACAATGGTTATGTGATATCGGGTCCAGTCTGGGAATATTTTAGCCAGCGTGAACGAGTGTTTAAGCCGCAATTAAGACAGACACCATTTGAGGAATCACTGGGCAAGACAGGCCGGAATCTCAGAATGAAATATATTTCGAACTCCATGGACGGAATGATGCGTGAAGTCATGATGGATAAGGAGAACGGTATTATAGGAAAAACAATCATTCATCCGACACATATCAAGCCCGTTCAGGCAATGTATGTTGTTACCCATGAAGAGTTCATGGATGCACAAAGCATTGTAGCTCGCAATGACGGAAGTTTAGGGGTTTTCAAAAGCGTGTATACCAACAAAATGAACGAGATCAAGCCGCACTTGAGTTGGGCTAAACGAATTTTAATCCGATCACAAATATATGGGGTGTTACATGAACAGCAACATTTTGTCGGGCTCTTGCCCAAACACGAACCAACTTACGTTTCCTATTCTTGATCAGTTCAATGTCACGATTGAGGCTACCCACAATCCTTTGGAAATCCCACTGGAGAATCTATTCTCCATGGCGGCTCGCTTGAATAAAAAGAGATCATTTCTCTTTGTCAGTAAGTTACTTGGCAAGCATATTGCCGTCAATCCCTATACCTCGCTATTAAGCGGGGCTGCCCTAGCCGTTCTTCTGTATGAAGATCTAAGTCACGGAGAGGACAAGCGCATTTCAGAATGGAAACAACGGATGGTTCACGGATTGACAGACCCGGATCAAGCTCGAGAGGCTTATGAGTATTTAATGGATGTCGGAATGACTTTGCCTGAAGAGGTGAAATTCGTCGGTTTCGCCGAGACAGCCACTGCTCTCGGTCACAGCATGTACGAATTATTCTCTGATCATGCAACGTACATTCATTCTACAAGGGAGTATCTGCCTGAAATAGAGCCTCATATTCAATTCGAAGAGGAGCATTCTCATGCGATGTCTCATCGCTGTTACGCATTGGACTCCGAATCACTCGCAGAGGGTGGACCTCTTGTCCTTGTGGATGATGAGATGACAACGGGCAATACAACATTGAACATTATTAGGGATATCCAGCGCACTTATCCGCGCAAGAAATATTATATCGCTTCTTTGCTGGATTGGCGCACAGATGCGGATGAGCAAAGATTCTCTGCGCTGGAAAATGAACTTGGAATAACAATTACACCATTATGCTTGTTAAAAGGGAAAATTCAGGTCATGGGTGAACCATTGATCGATGCTTCCAGAGAGAAACTGGTGTATGAACCCTCATCGTCGATAAGTGTTTTGTCTGTAGCAGGTGAAATGGAGCAATGGGCTGCTGTCTCTGCTGATTCGGAGGGGAATCGCTCGTCAATTCCCTATCTTCGATATACAGGACGGTTCGGAATTCATTCAGCCCATAATCCCGTTCTTAGTTCAGGTATTTCAAGGATCGCAGCTCTTTTGCGAGAAAAAAGGAAGGGCCAGCGCACCCTTGTTATGGGCACAGGCGAGTTTATGCATATTCCGATGCGGGTTGCAGCTGAAATGGGTGACGGGGTGCTGTACCAGTCCACGACTCGAAGTCCCATCTATCCTGTGAATTACCCGGGATACGCTGTTATTGCTGGTGAAGGATATGCTTCGCCAGAAGATCCGGCTGTCCAGAATTACATCTATAATGTATCCCCGGGGCAATATGATGAGATTTTTGTACTGATGGAAAGACATATGTCCGAAGTTCACATGCAGCCTATGATGGATGTATTGTCACGACTCGGATGTAAGCAAATATACGTGGTGTACTGCGGTGTTCCACAGGAGGGCTGAGAAGACAAGCTATGAATTTATCTACGATTGAAAGTATGATGAAGCGCAAGATTAAATCCCCTGAGCCGCTGGGCAGTTATGACTCGTCCGATGTTGTGTTTTTATTAAAGGACTTAAGCAACATTCATTTGGAAAAAGAGACCGGAGAGCGTGAACATGCCATTCAGTCGGGTGTGCATTATTCGGAAATGCTACCCGTGGAGTATCACCCTACGGATGAATATATGGAGTTATTTCACGATACTTTAGCACAATCGGCGGAGAAAGTGGCTATGGCTGCTGCCGTGGTAGCAGAGATGATCGTGCGCAAGAGGGGATTGGACACCGTTCTGGTCTCGCTCGCTCGTGCAGGAACGCCAATTGGCATTTTGGTCAAACGTTATATTTCAATGAAATATAACGTGGATATGCCTCATTACAGTATTTCCATTATTCGCGGAAAAGGAATTGATGAGAACGCCATTCTATATATTTGGCAACAGCATGGATTGAATGCACCTATTCAATTCATTGATGGATGGACGGGTAAGGGGGCCATTCGTAAAGTACTGGTTGAAGCCTGCGCGAAGATGGAGGCGCGTTACGGTATTCGACTAAATGATGATCTGGCCGTGCTTGCTGACCCAGGCCAATGTTCTGAAACCTATGGCACTCGAGAGGATTATTTAATTCCGAGTGCTTGTCTGAACTCGACAGTGTCCGGTCTGATGAGTCGTACCGTACTACGGGAGGACCTCATTGGACCGGATGACTTCCATGGAGCCAAGTGGTATAAGGAATGGGCTTCTTCCGATCTGTCGGTTGTTTTTGTGGACAAGGTGGTCGATTACTTCACTAAGGTTGAACAAGAGGCATCCCTTCAAGCCGATGAAGCACTGTCTCATCCCTCAGAAGTGACTTGGCAGGGAATGGAGGATATCCAAGCCATTCAACAGGCATTCGGTATTCAAGATGTAAATCTGATCAAGCCGGGGATTGGAGAGACTACACGCGTACTTTTGCGTCGTGTACCTTGGAAGATCCTGATTGACCGCCCGAACAATCCCAATCTGAAACATATTATGCTGCTGGCAGAAGACCGCGGAGTCCCCGTTGAAGTGTTTCCTGGATTGAGCTACTCCTGTTGCGGTATTATTCAATCGGTAAGGGGGGACGGCGAATGATCTATGCAAGCGATCTGGATCAGACCCTGATTTATTCTCGCCGCTCCATGGGCGTTTCCGACGATTCTTCGGGATTGGTTCCAGCCGAATGGATTCGGGGTGAGTTATCAGCCTTTATGTCAGGTGATGCGTTACATCAGCTCAAGACTCTCCCCAAAGATATCTTTTTTATCCCTGTAACTACACGGACCGTAGAGCAGTACCAACGCATTCGGATTTTTCAGCAGGACGTCATTCCGGCTTATGCGATAACGAGCAATGGGGGGAATATTCTGATTGACGGTGAAGTGGACCTGTCCTGGAACAAGTATGTCCGCTCTCAACTTCAGCAGCATTCGGTGGAGGCTGTTGAGGTGAGGCAGATGTTTGGCGATGTGCTGAACAGCGACTGGGTTGCAGGGGAGCGACTATGTGATGACTTGTTCTTTGCCTTTGTGATTCACCGTGACCGTATGCCGATAGAGCAAGTCAAAGAGAAGATTCAGGCTTTGGAAGCACTAGGATGGGAGGCCTCCATTCAAGGGCGCAAGCTATACCTTGTTCCTTCTGGAGTAAATAAGAGAGCTGCGGTAGAACATGTTCGGCAGCGGATCGGAAATGGTCCTGTTATTGCTTCAGGGGATTCTCTACTGGACCGTTGTCTACTTGACTTCGCAGATTATGCTATTGCTCCGCGCCATGGTGAACTTTACCGAGAGAAGCAGCGGAATTCTGACTTGATCCCTTACCAATTTACCAAACAATCCGGTATATTTGCCGCCGACGAGATATTGGAATATGTTCGTTCTATACACCACGTTGCGATAGGAGATGCTGTCTCATGAACAAGACCCGTATTTATTTTAATCGTTGGTTTTCGGTGGCATATCACTATATGAATCTGATTCGAAACAACGAAGATGGTTTAGCATTCGAGATCTACGGCACACATTCCGATCCGAACAACATGGCGCTTCAGGGATGTGACCACGCAGAGCTAGAGCCGAAGGTTACGGGAAGAGAGTACGTTGATTTCTGTCTGGATTTTTGCCGTAGACACCAGATTAATGTGTTTATTCCACGTCTCCATATGCTGGATATTAGCAAGCATGTTCACCTCTTCGAAGAGATTGGAACCAAAGTCTTGGTTTGCACAGATACAGAATTACTGGCGCGACTGATGGAGAAGGATCGTTTCTATGAATCTGTGCGTGAATTGGGAATTATGAATATCCCGGATTATTTCACCGTTAGCAACGCTTCACAGTTCAAACAGGCTTATGAGGCACTCTCTGGCTCTGGTCATGAGGTGTGTTTCAAACCATGTAACGGTGAAGGTGGGATGGGATTCAGGGTTATCGATAACAGTCGCAATCCGCTAGAGGAGTTGTTTGGGCATACCCAGAACCGCATCTCTTTTGAAGATGCATTCCGTGCATTTTCTTCTGTGGAATCCTTCCCCAATATTATGGTCATGGAACGACTCGAGGGGTATGAGTACAGTATTGATTGTCTAGCTGACAGTGAGGGGAATTTACTGGCGGCTGTCCCACGCTGCAAAGCAGGTGGGCGTTTAAGAAGGCTTGAAGAGCATACTGAACTATTGAAAGTTGCCAGTGATGTTGCTGCTGCTTATCGCATTCCTTATAACTTCAACATCCAGATGAAATATCGCAAGGAGACTCCGAAACTTCTGGAGATTAATCCACGAATGTCTGGAGGATTACACGTATCCTGTCTATCGGGAATCAACTTCCCTTATCTGGCTGTGAAGCTGGCTCTAGGTTATGAAGTAGGTCCCTTATATCCACAGTATGGTATATTGGGGAGTCATGTAGAACAGCCACTGATTATGGATGCGCAGAAGGTTAAGAACATTAAAGTTTAGTTTCCAAACATTGACACCTTCTGACTGGTTTTTTTACAATACGATTATATAGATGATCTTGAGAGTTACACAGAAACGAAGTGATCAAGTGTAGTCTTCATTTGTTCATTGTATACCATGTGTTGTTACAGGCAGGAGGATACAGGATGTTACGCAAAACAAAAATTGGACTGGGCGCGTTGATTGGATATGGTATCGCGGCCGCCAGTAGTCCCTTTGTTCCCGAATTTGTCTCATGGGCAATTCCAGCTCTGGCTACTATGGTAGGTGGTTTGATCCCCTCAACAAAGCCTCAACAACGGCAAGTTGAAACATCAGGGGCAGCCCAGAGGTCTGTTAAGGGTCAAGGAAATGGTGGAGAATTGGAGAGAGCCACCAATGACCGATCTATCGTGACACCCACAGATGATAGATCTCAGATAACAGCACAATCAGGAGGAACCAGAACGGGACGCCAGCATGATCAGTCTGAACAGGACCTTGTATTTGGACCTGTTATTGAATATCTCGAAGTATTGGAAGATATGGTCATCTCCGAAGGACAGAAGAATGAATTGGACAATGAGATAGTTGAGAAGTCGTTAGCCTTATTTGCAAGATTGCAGCGTGTTATCCCTGCACTGAAAGAATTAAACAACGGGGACATAAACCACACGATGCGCAGATTGGTTTTGAAGGATCTAAATGGTTTCATCAATCCATTCCTTCGTCTGAGTGGAGAAGCCAAGCGTACAAACCGACGGATGTTGTTAAACGGATTGAAAGATGTGGATTCAAAAATTTCCGAGATTGTATCTACCATAGAACATAAAGATTTATTGGAGCTTCAGAACAAGGCAGAGCTTATTCATCAAAGGTATAATAGCTCCGAATTATAGGAGGGATTGGCATGGCAACTGATTATGTTCCATTAAAGCAGGAAGACGAGCAGCGAATTAACCAGGAAGCGACCCAACTGATTCAAAAAGTTTCGCAGAGTGATGTATTTCATCTGGATACATTAATGGATGACATCGGCAAGTTGGGTGTAAGAACACAGGAAAAAGCCGGCCAAACGCTGAAAATGCTGGATCGTCCTGTGAATGACCTCATGTCCGGGAATCGGGCTGAAGTGTCTAACATGATATTGAAATTGCGTGATGAGTGCGAAAGTCTGCAACAGAGCAAGAACGTCAGTTTTGTAGGACGTTTACTTCGCAAAAGTCCCCTGAAGAACTATGTATACCGATATCAGTCTGTTCGAACCAACATAGACAGCATCATCAACGGGTTACGTGACGGGAAGGACAATTTGGAAGAGAGTATCGTAAACATGCGTCAGCTGAAACGTTCCTCGATCCAGGAGATATACAACCTGCAGACCAAGATTGCTTTCGGTAATCAGCTTAAAGGATTGTTTGAGGCAGAGATTGCCAAGCCGGAAAATGAGAACCGTAAAGCACATCTGGAGCGTGGATTGCGCAAAGTTGTTACACGTACACAATCTATGACTGAGATGATCATGCTGTATAATCAGGCGATTGCGGCGACAGATATCATTAATGACAACAATGACAAACTCATTGACTCCGTGAATAACGCTATAGACAAGACGGCTAATTTGATTACGGTATCCGCGATGATTGCTATGGCTTTAAATGATCAGGAGAAGGTTATTTCGGCTGTAGAAGCTACGAACAAAACGATTGAAGATCAGTTTAAAGAGAATGCGAGATTGCTGCGTACCACAACGGAGAAGACCAATGACCTATTATCCAAACCATCCATGTCTATTGAGTCCGTTAATCAGGCGATCGGAGACTTAATGTCTGCTCTTGATCTGTCTGAGCAGTCCAATCGCCGTATTATTGAGAGTTGTAATGACTATACAACCAAGATGACTGCATTGAACGCAGGTATGAGTGAGAGATTGGGACTGGAGGCTCCGAAGGCTGCAGCCATTCAAGGGAAAGGCCAGCCTGATGCCAATTCGTTAAGCTCTTATTTGGATTAAAACTCGTTTTCGTTAAAAAGAGACGCTGCGGCGTCTCTTTTTGTTTTCATAAATAGATTTATAGAGATCCACACTTGAATAACGGATTTGGTTTATAAGGGTCTTCACCCGGCAATAATAGGCATACATTGAACTCTCCTGCATACAATCTGGTAAGTAAAGAAGGATGCATTTTTCATAGGAAAGGAGTTGGATTTATGCTAACTATAGTTATTGCCGGCATTGCTTGCGTTTTAATCGTTGTTGCCAGCAGTGAGAAAGCAGAGTCGATTGCGGAGTTGAATGACCGTTAATCTTCTGTATTTTTTATTGAGCGTTTGATAGAATGAAGGTAAACTTTGGAAATGTGTGAAGGAGCTTACTCAACATGCTGGAATTTTCATTCGAGATTATTGATGAGACTAAGATTAACATTCAGTACAAATACGGTAATCAGTTTTTTAATTTTAATCTGTTTTGGTCCAATGGCAATTGGACATTGCATCCTTTTGACGGCATTCTTATCGAAAATCGGGAGATGTGCAGCCTAATTGTAGCGGAATTGCTGAAGAATAAGGATTTTCATGTCATGCTTGCAAAAGAAAAGATTATGCTTTCCCATTTACGAACTACCGTAAATCTTCAACCAGACGACGAACCGGAAGAGTTCGAATTAAACCGTCGAATTGCCGATCGGTCATATCAGGATGATGATGGCCTGATGAGTTACATAGAAAATCATAGTTTTGAAGAGATTCTTCAACTGGAGCAGCAGCAGATCCATGCAAGAGTGGAATTTTTCCAGCAAATTATTCAGAGAATGTTTATGGAAGGTATTGGACCAGAAGATGCTGATTTTGGCAAGGTACAATCCATTATTCGAATCTACAAGGATACTCTCGCTAGACTGGGGAATATCAATGATACCAATATGGGCGATTACAATAGCAAAAGATGGTAGAGGTTTTTGAATCTGATCTATTGGTGAGAGGTTGAATTAAAGATTGATAAAGAAGGGATTCGATCCCTTCTTTTTTTGGGTTCTTCGGGAGTTCGTTCTTGTATGATCTGCTTCCTCAGGAATAGAATGATACGGAAGATTATCATGTACAGGACATGACGATTAAGCAGATATGGGATTAAATGAACATGTGGAGCTTCTACATTTATGGTGACGGCAGGTTTTCGATAAAACTCCAAACTTTGGATAGTGTTACCTTGTTAATTAGGTCAGGAGGGGATAAGGGATGACAAAACCTATAGTGGCTGAGCAGGAAGAGGCGCGCTTATATGGCGAGTTGCAACGTGTGCTGGAGGATGTAGAAGAAGGGGAACAGCGGCAAAAAATGTTGAATCATATGATCAGACAAGTCAAGTTTGCCCAATGGCGAACACGGCGACTCCGCAGGTTTGATCAATACTTCCAGAATCTAAGGCCAGCATCACTTTGGATCATGTTAGCTACTGGGGCGCTTATGCCAGTTGTGTTATTCAGCATATTTATATGGATATCCTTATGGGTGGAATGAGCCTGAGAAGAAGAGGGTAAGTACCTTCGTTAAATGAATTGCATTTTCATGTCAGGGGGCAGTGGCAAATGTATGAATCATGTGTACAGTTACTGCCTCACGTATACACGCAAAAGTGTGAGATTGTTTCTGGTAACAACTGCCTAGGTATTTGAAAGAGTCGGCTTCTACTGCCCAAAAGAGATAAAGACTTTTTGCTTATTTTTCAGTTGTTATATACACGTTACACCGAAGATGCACTATAATGATGCTGCTTCTTTGGGAAAAAGAGGATGAAATTTGATGATATTTAGTCCCTATTACATAATTAAAGAGCCTTATTATTAAAGGCCCTCTGATAAAAAATCGTATATGTTCCTATGAGTTTGAAAGAGTTCATTTATTTAAGAGGTTTGATTTCATCAGGCACTGAACCCGTCTTGACTTCATAGGTATCATAGTCGACCATAGTGAATATCTCCTGATCTTTGTTTCCTTTCACATAACCAGTTAAAGAAACGGTATGGGATAAATCAGCGGGAATAAACTTATGGTCTGTAAATTCAACATCAATTCCATATTTTTCTTTAAAATAGGTTTGGCTTGCTACTTGGGCTTTTTGGATAATCTCTTTTTTCTCGTTGGACATACATCCTCCTAAAGTGAATGATATAGCGCAGATCATTAATATAAAAAGTAATCCTGATTTTTTCAATTAATCACCTCATATTCCTAATGTTGTCGTTT from Paenibacillus sp. JNUCC-31 includes:
- a CDS encoding HAD family hydrolase; its protein translation is MIYASDLDQTLIYSRRSMGVSDDSSGLVPAEWIRGELSAFMSGDALHQLKTLPKDIFFIPVTTRTVEQYQRIRIFQQDVIPAYAITSNGGNILIDGEVDLSWNKYVRSQLQQHSVEAVEVRQMFGDVLNSDWVAGERLCDDLFFAFVIHRDRMPIEQVKEKIQALEALGWEASIQGRKLYLVPSGVNKRAAVEHVRQRIGNGPVIASGDSLLDRCLLDFADYAIAPRHGELYREKQRNSDLIPYQFTKQSGIFAADEILEYVRSIHHVAIGDAVS
- a CDS encoding ATP-grasp domain-containing protein, which encodes MNKTRIYFNRWFSVAYHYMNLIRNNEDGLAFEIYGTHSDPNNMALQGCDHAELEPKVTGREYVDFCLDFCRRHQINVFIPRLHMLDISKHVHLFEEIGTKVLVCTDTELLARLMEKDRFYESVRELGIMNIPDYFTVSNASQFKQAYEALSGSGHEVCFKPCNGEGGMGFRVIDNSRNPLEELFGHTQNRISFEDAFRAFSSVESFPNIMVMERLEGYEYSIDCLADSEGNLLAAVPRCKAGGRLRRLEEHTELLKVASDVAAAYRIPYNFNIQMKYRKETPKLLEINPRMSGGLHVSCLSGINFPYLAVKLALGYEVGPLYPQYGILGSHVEQPLIMDAQKVKNIKV
- a CDS encoding toxic anion resistance protein; translation: MATDYVPLKQEDEQRINQEATQLIQKVSQSDVFHLDTLMDDIGKLGVRTQEKAGQTLKMLDRPVNDLMSGNRAEVSNMILKLRDECESLQQSKNVSFVGRLLRKSPLKNYVYRYQSVRTNIDSIINGLRDGKDNLEESIVNMRQLKRSSIQEIYNLQTKIAFGNQLKGLFEAEIAKPENENRKAHLERGLRKVVTRTQSMTEMIMLYNQAIAATDIINDNNDKLIDSVNNAIDKTANLITVSAMIAMALNDQEKVISAVEATNKTIEDQFKENARLLRTTTEKTNDLLSKPSMSIESVNQAIGDLMSALDLSEQSNRRIIESCNDYTTKMTALNAGMSERLGLEAPKAAAIQGKGQPDANSLSSYLD